Proteins from a single region of Kluyveromyces lactis strain NRRL Y-1140 chromosome C complete sequence:
- a CDS encoding uncharacterized protein (highly similar to uniprot|P40510 Saccharomyces cerevisiae YIL074C and to uniprot|P40054 Saccharomyces cerevisiae YER081W SER3 3-phosphoglycerate dehydrogenase, catalyze the first step in serine and glycine biosynthesis; isozyme of Ser33p), whose protein sequence is MAFGQQINNLQDSFEAALNLSSSPGAVSTSPTQSFMNTLPHRINAAKQQKALKPFSTGDIKILLLENVNQTAIEIFNKQGYQVEFHKSSLPEAELIEKIKDVHAIGIRSKTKLTPEILKHAKNLVVIGCFCIGTNQVDLDFAAKHGIAVFNSPFSNSRSVAELVIAEIITLARQLGDRSIELHTGTWNKVSAACWEVRGKTLGIIGYGHIGSQLSVLAEALGMNVLYYDIVTIMSLGTAKQVSTLNELLNNSDFVTCHVPATPETKNLLSGPQFAAMKDGSYVINASRGTVVDIPALIQAMRAGKIAGAALDVYPNEPAKNGAGAFSDNLNTWTTDLVSLPNVILTPHIGGSTEEAQSSIGIEVATALTKYINEGNTVGAVNFPEVSLRALDLDQENTVRVLYIHQNVPGVLKTVNNILSNHNIEKQFSDSNGDIAYLMADISNVNQSDIKQIYDELNETDYKISIRLLY, encoded by the coding sequence ATGGCTTTCGGTCAACAGATCAATAATTTACAGGATTCCTTCGAGGCTGCTTTGAACTTATCCAGTTCTCCAGGTGCAGTTTCCACCTCTCCAACTCAATCCTTTATGAACACATTGCCACACAGAATCAATGCTGCAAAGCAACAGAAGGCTTTGAAGCCATTCTCTACGGGTGACATCAAGATCCTTCTTTTGGAGAATGTTAACCAAACAGCTATTGAGATTTTCAACAAGCAAGGTTATCAAGTCGAATTCCACAAATCCTCTTTACCAGAAGCCGAATTGATTGAGAAGATCAAGGATGTCCACGCCATTGGTATCAGATCCAAAACTAAGTTGACACCGGAAATTTTGAAACACGCTAAGAATTTGGTTGTCATTGGTTGTTTCTGTATTGGTACTAACCAAGTTGACCTTGACTTCGCTGCCAAGCATGGTATTGCTGTTTTCAACTCTCCATTTTCCAACTCCAGATCTGTTGCCGAACTAGTTATTGCAGAAATCATTACCCTAGCTAGACAATTAGGTGACAGATCTATTGAATTACACACCGGTACTTGGAACAAGGTTTCTGCTGCCTGTTGGGAAGTAAGAGGTAAGACTTTGGGTATCATCGGTTACGGTCATATTGGTTCTCAATTATCTGTTTTGGCTGAAGCTCTTGGTATGAACGTTCTCTACTATGATATTGTCACTATTATGAGTTTGGGTACTGCTAAGCAGGTTTCtactttgaatgaattgttgaacaattctGACTTTGTGACTTGTCATGTTCCAGCTACTCCAGAAACTAAAAACTTATTGTCTGGTCCTCAATTTGCTGCTATGAAGGATGGCTCATACGTTATCAACGCATCTAGAGGGACTGTGGTTGATATTCCTGCTTTGATTCAAGCAATGAGAGCGGGCAAGATTGCCGGTGCCGCTTTGGATGTGTATCCAAATGAACCTGCTAAGAATGGTGCTGGTGCCTTCAGTGATAATTTGAACACATGGACAACTGATTTGGTCTCCTTACCAAATGTTATCTTGACTCCACACATTGGTGGGTCTACTGAAGAAGCCCAAAGTTCTATTGGTATCGAAGTGGCTACTGCACTAACGAAATACATCAACGAAGGTAACACCGTCGGTGCCGTTAACTTCCCAGAAGTTTCATTAAGAGCATTAGATCTGGATCAAGAAAACACTGTACGTGTACTATATATCCATCAAAATGTTCCTGGTGTTTTGAAAACTGTCAACAACATCTTGTCCAACCACAACATCGAAAAGCAGTTCTCTGATTCTAACGGGGACATCGCATATTTGATGgctgatatttcaaatgttAACCAAAGTGatatcaaacaaatatACGATGAGTTGAACGAAACTGACTACAAGATTTCAATCAGATTACTATATTAA
- the SPO22 gene encoding Spo22p (similar to uniprot|P40511 Saccharomyces cerevisiae YIL073C SPO22), with amino-acid sequence MMCELSSTFKNTIIEFDDALNWITTKISSAKCLTEDDYQLIESKIRIFIPIIDKHARTLRSTKILLEEALLFSLEDSATKLWNSVAILTKLEGDASEKRTIANCKLFVSLLLGLHEAIVIDPKCKLRSFRCILNTTRYAIDYQIQSELKTQIQNYCDSCFQQLEQYYETSNCSGNESQDEYKRLKVEMFMVYLQNAMEESDLKMARFYEEKAEIEKNACALDADTVIEICRTVYNAALHLIENKKAETNFSDLVHIMENLAKYLTLKVPGLEVHPDLLQLKYTILLFVANLAIEDNANTELCERRISDMINHYPQKLESYKLAIKFHELHKPGDYVYLEDILMQMLSTINVSANIEGIIGFINHQAELDTASALRCLDYIFFNKMNSTIDSNVLELCLATRFFIISQSKALTNDIKIRDMTQTLNNVQKMMTKRLSKSCAAGIITLLFNEGKQLYKTGKQAESVEWFNLALNELFSTEHIDTGKIQRALQFAMVDLGDFDSVEQIYFEMSPSDQRNALTQLNMFRVYAHRNDFDGAKKCLDTLKESNNDKSVDALIIAVSECKRSTDWGVYGMLSMFDKIQHMENKIAHTRGASVICSLRYTIQMLLKMTEKDGIQDVGKYLPTLHMLLNKGSEFIKTAKTLKQLAGKVQNPGIYDEAISIDDIEWFASACYNLVRKLLNEGRITYLDHLISDCKLYLEYIPKEELDDHKKLYYRYWEIRTDVLSLELLHRTSNWISLKESSLALIAQNKDFFNTSKDKEQSVLTSEEVHNTFIDIIVRSFEAAMNLGDLLLLKHILDATATNPDYKVDELVWDVFTNTQKIMSDAFATELLKCLIDRNMGNTSISDDILSQWIRSLLEVSQGTDEQNCLTILSQFQIRIKHANNYCTTEIEWLTTVIWNRGISYIITDNKSQGIMWCQKALEISKMSPSEALQNQLKQFWSELSSKINLSNIVLND; translated from the exons ATGATGTGTGAGCTATCTTCAACTTTCAAGAATACCATCATCGAATTCGACG ATGCGTTGAATTGGATAACAACCAAGATCAGTTCTGCGAAATGCTTGACTGAGGATGATTACCAACTTATTGAGTCTAAGATTAGAATCTTTATTCCTATCATAGATAAACATGCTAGAACTCTCAGAAGCACCAAAATATTGCTTGAAGAGGCATTGCTCTTTTCCTTGGAAGATTCTGCCACTAAATTATGGAATTCAGTTGCAATTTTGACCAAATTGGAAGGAGATGCATCTGAAAAGAGAACTATAGCAAACTGTAAATTATTCGTCTCTTTATTACTTGGTTTACACGAAGCAATTGTAATTGATCCAAAGTGCAAACTTAGATCATTTAGATGTATTTTGAATACAACGAGATATGCCATTgattatcaaattcaatcGGAGCTTAAAACGCAGATACAAAATTACTGTGATTCATGTTTTCAACAGCTTGAACAGTATTACGAAACATCCAACTGTtctggtaatgaatctCAAGACGAATACAAAAGACTGAAAGTGGAAATGTTTATGGTGTATTTACAAAATGCAATGGAGGAATCTGACTTGAAAATGGCAAGATTTTATGAGGAAAAGGCtgaaatagaaaagaatgcCTGCGCGTTAGATGCAGACACAGTGATTGAGATTTGCAGAACAGTGTACAACGCAGCACTACATTTAATCGAGAATAAAAAGGCAGAGACAAACTTTTCAGATTTGGTGCATATTATGGAGAATTTAGCAAAGTACCTTACCCTAAAAGTTCCTGGTTTGGAAGTTCACCCTGATTTATTGCAGTTAAAGTACACGATACTTTTATTTGTTGCCAATTTAGCAATCGAAGACAACGCAAACACTGAACTATGTGAAAGACGTATTTCTGATATGATCAATCACTATCCTCAAAAACTTGAGTCATATAAGTTGGCAATAAAGTTTCACGAACTTCATAAGCCGGGCGACTATGTCTACTTGGAAGATATCTTAATGCAAATGCTTTCGACAATAAATGTATCAGCAAATATTGAAGGGATTATTGGATTTATTAATCATCAAGCAGAATTGGATACAGCCTCAGCGCTTCGTTGCTTGGActatatttttttcaacaaaatgaaCTCCACCATTGATTCTAATGTTTTAGAGTTGTGCTTAGCAACAAGATTTTTCATAATCTCACAATCAAAAGCGCTGACTAACgacatcaaaatcagagaTATGACACAAACACTGAATAATGTGCAAAAGATGATGACTAAAAGATTGAGCAAATCATGCGCCGCAGGTATCATCACTTTACTGTTCAATGAGGGAAAACAATTGTATAAAACAGGTAAACAAGCAGAAAGCGTAGAATGGTTCAACTTGGCGCTTAACGAATTGTTTTCTACAGAGCATATCGATACTGGGAAAATCCAGAGGGCCTTACAGTTTGCAATGGTTGATTTAGGGGATTTCGATAGCGTTGAACAgatatattttgaaatgagTCCATCTGATCAACGGAATGCTTTAACCCAGTTGAACATGTTTCGGGTGTATGCTCACAGAAACGACTTCGATGGGGCGAAGAAATGTCTCGATACTCTTAAGGAATCAAACAATGACAAGTCAGTAGATGCTTTGATTATTGCAGTATCTGAATGTAAAAGATCAACCGACTGGGGAGTATACGGAATGCTTTCTATGTTCGATAAGATCCAGCATatggaaaataaaattgCTCATACAAGAGGAGCCTCTGTTATCTGTTCGTTGAGGTATACAATTCAaatgttgttgaaaatgacAGAAAAGGACGGTATTCAAGATGTCGGGAAATATCTTCCAACTTTGCATATGTTGCTTAATAAGGGATCTGAATTCATCAAGACCGCcaaaactttgaaacagTTGGCGGGAAAAGTGCAAAACCCCGGAATATATGATGAAGcaatatcaattgatgatataGAATGGTTTGCATCAGCTTGCTACAATTTGGTGAGGAAACTATTGAATGAAGGCAGAATAACATATCTAGATCATTTGATTTCCGATTGCAAATTATACTTGGAGTATATTCCTAAGGAGGAGTTGGATGACCATAAGAAGTTGTACTACCGTTATTGGGAGATTAGAACTGACGTCCTTTCTTTGGAACTTTTGCACCGGACATCGAACTGGATTTCTCTGAAGGAAAGTAGCCTCGCACTTATAGCACAAAACAAGGATTTCTTTAACACTTCCAAAGATAAGGAACAATCGGTGTTGACATCTGAAGAAGTACACAATACATTTATCGATATTATCGTGCGATCATTCGAAGCAGCGATGAATCTCGGAGATTTACTGCTATTGAAACACATTTTAGACGCTACTGCTACAAACCCCGACTATAAAGTCGACGAACTCGTTTGGGATGTATTCACAAATACACAAAAGATCATGTCTGACGCCTTTGCAAcagaacttttgaaatgCCTAATTGACAGAAATATGGGAAATACATCTATTTCGGATGATATCTTGAGTCAATGGATAAGGTCCTTACTAGAGGTCTCCCAGGGCACGGATGAACAGAACTGTTTAACAATTTTGTCACAATTTCAGATCAGAATAAAACACGCTAATAATTATTGTACTACCGAAATTGAATGGTTGACTACAGTCATTTGGAATCGAGGAATCTCTTATATAATCACTGATAATAAGTCCCAAGGTATTATGTGGTGCCAAAAAGCTCTTGAAATCTCTAAAATGAGTCCTTCAGAAGCTTTACAAAACCAGTTAAAGCAGTTCTGGTCGGAACTATCTTCGAAAATCAATCTCAGTAACATAGTTCTCAATGATTAA
- the FPT1 gene encoding chromatin-associated RNAPIII regulator FPT1 (similar to uniprot|Q75FB1 Ashbya gossypii AAL180C AAL180Cp and weakly similar to YKR011C uniprot|Q02209 Saccharomyces cerevisiae YKR011C Hypothetical ORF) encodes MDKIYVYAGENKPKVELTKIKNVPRIEEIIRYLHRMQDVFQLQLRAVETITGNLKIKSNSHSDDTDDHDKPFYILEYCVAEDTYSLWKSRSEWKLSSAIATLYGSNTLTDLPDRLVEALKDSQHIFMVRNLLKEFNIRDTMKIDWDSIATDLMIFFEARELKKPIDPYELKTSMALSLLRSMVDLNKRELGSTLLSYDVKVHQDNSPVSSPPSASTKANKNITFQSDYTHMPSTQLQSNFNTFFQSMAENFETYDTERQPSTRSLRLPSFAKNKKTPAGQVHKPARKGNGMSIN; translated from the coding sequence ATGGATAAGATATACGTTTATGCTGGTGAAAATAAGCCGAAAGTCGAGCTTACCAAAATCAAGAACGTGCCGCGAATTGAAGAGATAATAAGGTATTTACATAGGATGCAAGATGTGTTTCAGCTGCAACTAAGAGCTGTGGAAACAATTACAGGAAACTTAAAGATAAAGTCCAATTCGCATAGTGATGATACTGACGATCATGACAAGCCGTTTTACATTTTAGAATATTGCGTCGCTGAAGATACGTATTCTTTATGGAAATCACGTTCAGAATGGAAGTTGAGTTCTGCAATAGCAACTTTATACGGCAGTAATACGTTAACGGACTTACCTGATCGTCTAGTTGAAGCATTGAAAGACTCACAGCATATCTTCATGGTCAGAAACCTACTTAAAGAGTTCAACATTAGGGATACCATGAAGATCGATTGGGACTCTATTGCCACTGACCTTATGATATTTTTTGAAGCCAGAgagttgaagaaaccaattGATCCTTATGAGCTTAAAACATCAATGGCTCTTTCTCTGCTTAGATCTATGGTTGACCTTAATAAAAGAGAGCTTGGCTCTACCCTTCTATCGTATGATGTTAAAGTCCATCAGGACAACAGCCCAGTTTCATCTCCTCCTTCCGCTTCCACTAAAGCTAATAAAAATATAACGTTTCAGTCTGATTACACACATATGCCATCAACCCAACTTCAATCAAACTTCAACACTTTCTTCCAATCCATGGCTGAGAATTTCGAGACCTATGACACGGAAAGACAACCTTCTACGAGATCATTGAGGTTGCCGTCATTTgcaaagaataaaaaaacaCCTGCCGGACAGGTCCATAAACCTGCTAGGAAGGGGAACGGAATGTCTATCAActaa
- a CDS encoding uncharacterized protein (weakly similar to uniprot|P47035 Saccharomyces cerevisiae YJL076W NET1 Core subunit of the RENT complex which is a complex involved in nucleolar silencing and telophase exit stimulates transcription by RNA polymerase I and regulates nucleolar structure) — protein MFKLQVVLVPAGANRSFNFGLPSVSSESSQFILPVQQQVLQQGGNAPQLANNIPAQNGIGALDPNVSTNTAYLSSFMTSHITRPKLKKFLIFTKPTNTLYQLSQEILDKCNKIYPNLSTELEIDTLQDVDECDLDPDFVVKDVFNVYNTVRVILRNDVDLESNPDRQESLYSSKRRKLNNGNSQQNTSTGATLDQPVTVAKRRPQALKNSALRISTPLAHQIYPPPSQRNPKQVNSDYEEDEYGDDEIGDKSILPPPTVPQSPPIRISSSIAQKRLKINGSEDTVSKSETVDPSKAKQQRLPSGTPMKPMNVIETPNRPGFLAMPQQAQHLLRINSTPVVTNKRITSGMLRIPEPRISEMERTMHEGLSSPAAGLLPPKSAKIPMKKQYIPDEHDSSSSEGEFTEDKESVPVRVNSKAPLPVSVQSRAPSSIADDNGSPTKKSPLDATKRMNVKVADLPPQRKSSLEAKVEKLAKNASELVADNHLSSNTTRKEGFSESESENAESENEANDTVCIHPTDRMDGSFQKSELLELLKGSKFDVPPAFRRAAGALQENDINKRSRKPYLTVLNKDIDNSEPDPRNILPSKLPRQAAQKAAQFISTGTSRRPLQSSSSSSSSSAVVSEEPSSDSDIETENSDNSMDEVNLKRLNVHPLRPVMVPVEETQDTNELNKTNSANSSSSSSEESESADEPGNEEGKAAGSENPQKSESKVDQMKSVSQPAKVTSSRLITLKPVDTPKEVTPSPSMQLHDKIDRQLSPSPTRNKKDYISPEFIEDSDGDAENENITLSQRSQNNKENTEPSFNKENSEDIKLKKITPSVLKKKQEAEQRRLQREAARKAKEEEKERRRADREAARRAKQEEQERKRAEREAAKRARQEEIARKKAESTTKKGPKETKKNGDITPKVIERAETESSANGTPAKKAAESGVQSPDSPSRASKLDELRNKFAVGKASITGPPKKTINKPIKLQLSSTSTSNTSSDSDGSSGSESSTSSENETSMTKKTRRGIVDTPKGLIGSISKSAIDKGTSDLENAPQSTQQSNSSPIKVPVTKMMEYASPTANKSSAKSVLVSPPSKATKVNRQTLSRNSLSSLSDLVSRGVPEVKEKSAAKTVPQPESSSLSEEDELQSGTDDSSDSDSDSDSSDDGSDTNFINAKSASKALGKKKTDSGFSSLIKDSKKI, from the coding sequence ATGTTTAAGTTGCAAGTTGTGTTGGTGCCTGCGGGCGCTAATagaagtttcaattttggTTTACCTTCTGTATCATCAGAATCCTCTCAGTTTATTCTGCCTGTCCAACAACAGGTTCTGCAACAGGGAGGAAATGCTCCCCAATTAGCGAATAATATTCCGGCTCAGAATGGAATTGGGGCTCTAGACCCAAATGTATCAACAAATACAGCGTATCTTTCCAGTTTTATGACCTCCCATATCACAAGACCGAAACTCAAAAAATTCTTAATATTTACGAAACCAACAAATACGTTATATCAGCTCTCGCAGGAAATATTAGACAAATGTAACAAAATTTACCCCAATTTATCAACAGAATTAGAAATCGATACCTTACAAGATGTAGATGAATGTGATTTGGATCCTGATTTTGTCGTAAAAGATGTGTTCAATGTTTACAATACAGTTCGCGTAATCTTAAGAAATGATGTTGACTTAGAATCTAATCCAGATAGGCAAGAATCATTATACTCTTCcaagagaagaaagttGAATAACGGGAACTCTCAACAAAACACCTCGACAGGTGCAACATTAGATCAACCCGTAACAGTTGCAAAAAGGAGACCGCAAGCATTAAAAAACTCTGCATTGAGGATATCTACACCCTTGGCGCACCAAATTTATCCTCCTCCGAGTCAAAGAAATCCGAAACAAGTAAATTCTGACTATGAAGAGGATGAGTATGGGGATGATGAAATAGGTGATAAATCCATTTTACCACCTCCAACTGTTCCTCAATCCCCTCCAATTAGAATAAGTTCAAGTATTGCGCAAAAACGATTGAAAATTAACGGCTCAGAAGATACTGTGtcaaaatcagaaacaGTCGATCCAAGTAAAGCTAAACAGCAAAGATTACCATCAGGCACTCCAATGAAACCAATGAACGTTATAGAGACACCTAATAGACCAGGTTTCTTAGCAATGCCTCAGCAAGCACAGCATTTGTTAAGAATTAATTCTACTCCGGTGGTCACCAATAAAAGGATTACTTCAGGAATGCTACGCATTCCCGAACCCAGGATTTCGGAGATGGAAAGAACAATGCATGAAGGTCTTTCTTCTCCAGCTGCTGGCCTTCTGCCACCTAAGTCAGCTAAAATTCCAATGAAAAAACAGTATATTCCTGACGAGCACGATTCCTCTAGCTCTGAAGGAGAATTTACTGAAGACAAAGAAAGCGTTCCGGTCCGAGTCAACTCAAAAGCTCCATTGCCAGTTAGTGTGCAGAGTCGTGCACCTTCATCCATTGCCGATGATAACGGTTCTCCGACAAAGAAAAGTCCTCTAGATGCTACTAAGCGCATGAATGTCAAAGTAGCTGACCTTCCACCACAGAGGAAAAGTTCTTTGGAGGCGAAAGTGGAAAAATTAGCTAAAAATGCATCAGAACTAGTAGCTGATAACCATTTATCAAGCAATACTACGAGAAAAGAAGGGTTCAGTGAATCGGAATCTGAAAATGCAGAAAGTGAAAATGAGGCCAATGATACTGTATGCATTCATCCAACTGACCGAATGGATGGTAGTTTCCAGAAATCCGAGTTGCTCGAATTATTGAAGGGGTCTAAATTCGATGTCCCTCCGGCCTTCAGAAGAGCTGCTGGAGCTTTACAGGAAAATGATATTAATAAACGATCGAGAAAACCATATCTTACGGTATTAAACAAAGATATCGACAATAGTGAACCTGATCCAAGAAATATCCTACCTTCAAAGCTCCCAAGACAGGCTGCTCAAAAAGCAGCCCAATTCATCTCTACAGGAACCTCAAGGAGACCGTTGCAgtcttcgtcttcttcttcttcttcttctgcagtCGTTAGTGAAGAACCATCTTCAGATAGTGAcattgaaacagaaaatagTGATAATAGCATGGATGAAGTCAACCTCAAAAGACTAAATGTGCATCCATTAAGACCAGTTATGGTACCGGTTGAGGAAACTCAGGATACAAATGAGCTTAACAAGACAAATTCAGctaattcatcatcatcctcttcAGAAGAAAGCGAAAGTGCTGATGAACCAGGAAATGAGGAAGGAAAAGCTGCTGGTTCAGAAAATCCACAGAAATCAGAAAGTAAGGTCGACCAAATGAAGAGTGTTTCCCAGCCTGCCAAAGTCACTAGCTCGAGGCTAATAACATTGAAGCCTGTTGATACACCCAAGGAAGTGACGCCGTCGCCTTCGATGCAGCTACATGATAAGATAGATCGCCAGCTTTCGCCTTCCCCTACTAGGAATAAAAAGGATTATATCTCCCCTGAGTTCATAGAGGATTCCGATGGTGATGCTGAAAATGAGAATATAACATTATCCCAAAGATCCCAAaataacaaagaaaacacGGAACCCTCCtttaacaaagaaaatagcGAAGACATcaaactgaagaaaataaCACCATCCgtattgaaaaagaagcaagaagcagaacaaagaagattACAGCGAGAAGCAGCCAGAAAAGCGAAAGAGGaagagaaggaaagaagacGGGCCGACAGAGAAGCTGCTAGAAGAGCAAAACAAGAGGagcaagaaagaaagagagcTGAAAGAGAAGCTGCCAAAAGAGCGAGACAAGAGGAGATTGCTCGCAAGAAAGCTGAATCTACAACGAAAAAAGGACCGAAAGAAACTAAGAAAAATGGAGATATAACCCCCAAGGTAATTGAGAGAGCAGAGACCGAATCTTCGGCCAACGGCACACCTGCAAAAAAAGCTGCTGAATCTGGTGTACAGTCACCTGACTCTCCATCAAGAGCATCAAAGTTAGACGAACTACGGAATAAATTCGCTGTTGGGAAAGCGTCCATAACAGGTCCGCCTAAGAAAACTATTAATAAACCTATCAAACTTCAGTTGTCTTCTACTTCAACCAGCAATACAAGTTCAGATTCCGACGGCTCTTCAGGTTCAGAGAGCTCAACTTCGtcagaaaatgaaacatcTATGACAAAAAAGACACGTAGAGGTATTGTAGATACTCCGAAGGGATTAATTGGCTCGATCTCTAAAAGCGCTATTGACAAAGGTACTTCTGATCTGGAGAATGCCCCACAATCAACACAACAAAGCAACTCATCCCCAATTAAGGTTCCAGTCACCAAGATGATGGAATATGCTTCTCCAACCGCAAACAAATCTTCTGCGAAGTCTGTTTTAGTTTCCCCTCCATCCAAAGCTACTAAAGTCAATAGACAAACATTATCTCGGAACTCATTGAGCTCGTTGTCTGACTTAGTTTCTAGAGGGGTTCCAGAAGTCAAGGAAAAATCTGCTGCAAAGACTGTTCCCCAACCCGAAAGTTCTAGTTTGAGTGAAGAGGATGAACTTCAGTCAGGGACCGATGATAGTAGTGATAGTGATAGTGACAGCGATTCGTCAGATGATGGATCTGATACTAATTTTATTAATGCAAAATCTGCATCTAAAGCAttgggaaagaagaaaactgaCAGTGGTTTCAGTTCTCTAATCAAAGACTCCAAAAAAATATGA
- a CDS encoding uncharacterized protein (similar to uniprot|P38355 Saccharomyces cerevisiae YBR287W ZSP1) — protein sequence MMEVTARHISFLQLSWTTFQSVLIVFIIAVSGFLSAYAGILPKEGQKIVSMLNVSLLTPCLIFSKLARSLSFGTLIQLYVVPIFYTALVSTSYFSASLVSKILKLDGDETNFVIGTSVFPNSNSLPVSLMMSLAYSLPQLKWPELPNDSGDNIASRGVLYLIIFQQIDQTLRWSWGLNKLLRWSTEIELSIEDTMEQNADRLLTRGSEDEANNLTKVGSKLRYHWNNLLSCMNGPLYSIMFSILVASIRPLQEQLFESNGFLKNTLTSAIDQMADVSIPLILVVLGANLCPSSTTPLGTHNRKRIVLASIISRMILPALILLPLLAFTVKKLRKSILTDPVFILVSFLLTASPPAIQLTQLTQLNEFFEFEIVNVLFWTYVVMTLPVTILMVTIALRVMDWASQ from the coding sequence ATGATGGAAGTTACAGCGCGTCACATCTCTTTTCTGCAACTTTCTTGGACGACATTTCAGTCAGTTTTGATTGTATTTATCATAGCAGTAAGCGGTTTCCTATCTGCTTATGCAGGCATATTACCAAAGGAAGGCCAGAAAATTGTATCAATGCTGAATGTCAGTTTATTGACTCCTTGCTTGATCTTTAGTAAGCTTGCCCGTTCGTTGTCCTTCGGAACTTTGATTCAGCTTTACGTGGTTCCAATATTTTATACAGCATTAGTGAGTACTTCGTATTTCAGTGCTTCACTGGTGTCAAAGATTCTTAAATTGGATGGGGATGAAACTAATTTCGTTATTGGAACGTCAGTGTTCCCGAACAGTAACTCATTACCTGTTTCTCTGATGATGTCGCTAGCATACTCGCTACCCCAACTTAAATGGCCTGAGCTTCCCAACGATTCTGGAGATAACATTGCATCCAGAGGTGTCCTTTACTTAATCATATTCCAACAAATCGATCAAACGTTGAGATGGTCATGGGGTTTAAATAAGCTATTGAGATGGTCTACTGAAATTGAGTTGAGCATTGAAGACACAATGGAACAGAATGCAGATAGATTGTTAACCAGAGGATCTGAGGACGAAGCGAACAACTTGACTAAAGTAGGCAGCAAGTTAAGATATCATTGGAATAATTTGCTATCATGTATGAATGGTCCATTGTATTCCATTATGTTTTCCATTCTCGTGGCGTCAATAAGACCATTGCAAGAGCAGCTGTTTGAATCCAACGGCTTTCTGAAAAATACACTAACGTCAGCTATAGATCAAATGGCTGATGTTTCTATCCCTTTGATTCTTGTGGTGTTGGGTGCCAATCTGTGCCCTTCATCTACAACTCCCTTGGGAACGCATAATCGCAAGAGAATAGTTTTAGCATCAAtcatttcaagaatgattCTACCAGCTCTTATTTTATTGCCATTGCTTGCATTTACAGTGAAAAAACTGCGAAAAAGCATATTGACCGATCCCGTATTTATATTAGTCTCATTTCTATTGACTGCATCTCCACCGGCCATTCAACTAACTCAATTGACCCAATTAAACGAGTTTttcgaatttgaaattgtcAATGTGCTCTTTTGGACATACGTTGTCATGACCCTTCCGGTGACGATACTAATGGTGACAATCGCTTTGAGAGTGATGGATTGGGCAAGTCAATGA
- the RBL2 gene encoding Rbl2p (highly similar to uniprot|P48606 Saccharomyces cerevisiae YOR265W RBL2 Protein involved in microtubule morphogenesis required for protection from excess free beta-tubulin proposed to be involved the folding of beta-tubulin), whose amino-acid sequence MAPTQLEIKERALKRLCKEEHFYQEELEQQKLHVKKLQSDPSVDPYDLKKQVEVQQDTERLLPELYKKIKQFRDDLDKYLSSYEGTEDLESAKAALETADELLKN is encoded by the coding sequence ATGGCGCCTACACAActagaaatcaaagaacGAGCACTCAAGAGATTATGCAAAGAGGAACATTTCTATCAAGAAGAGCTTGAACAACAGAAACTCCATGTCAAAAAATTACAATCAGATCCATCAGTAGATCCATATGATCTAAAGAAGCAAGTTGAAGTGCAACAAGATACAGAAAGGCTACTTCCAGAATTGTATAAAAAGATCAAACAATTTAGGGATGACCTCGATAAATACCTAAGCTCATACGAGGGTACAGAGGATTTAGAGTCTGCAAAGGCCGCGCTTGAAACTGCTGatgaacttttgaagaactaG